One Vanessa atalanta chromosome 6, ilVanAtal1.2, whole genome shotgun sequence genomic window carries:
- the LOC125064455 gene encoding vigilin isoform X2, with protein MMHQQSMMVGDMIPVHSEIPVHTEEMNNVGYDNSNSYAYDDLFPALPHSQPPVQRNIQQVTNKLRVGSSLHTQVFHVPYEERKLDNANTFGEGESLRTCQSITKDTGAHIEISTSKDGSLTFLITGKHSSVLDARRLILTHFQQQASKQITIPKEHHRWILGKQGQKLKELEKVTATKISVPGIADNNETVTITGTKEGIEKAEHEIRVCSEEQSRKALERITVPKIYHPFIHGPFGERSAALSAETGARIHIPPASTQNDEIVIAGEKNGVLAAKAQIEQIYEEMAKKCSTVRVEVPKSQHKYVIGARGNTIQEILKETGVSVEMPPPDSPTGTITLHGPHNKIGLALSKVCEKANSVKTATVDAPTWIHKYIIGKNGSNIKKITQDFSKVHVDITHSEDKVKIDGPPEEVERAQVELDDFVKNLLATLTYVELTVDPKFFKHIIGKNGTNINRLKDETGVVINIIENEGNNVIRIEGSHQGVADAERELREMVMKLENERSKEVFVDHRYIKSLIGVRGDKIKEIREKFDRVLISLPDQGQKRSPIKLRGPQEDIEKCEKYLHKLMKEIAESSYVQEVPIFKQFHKFIIGKGGANLRKIRDETQTAIDLPAEGDDSDVITVRGKRENVEEAVKRIQQIHNEKANIVTDEVTIAPKYYNSLIGAGGKLIHSIMEECGGVLIKFPAADSDSDKVLIRGPIEDVEKAKQQLLAHASERELTSHTAHVRAKPEHHKFLIGKSGANIKKIREQTGARIVFPTEKDEDKEAIFIIGREEQVEAARKQLETAVAEISNVSEGEMSVDPRHHRHFVARRGEVLRRIADDCGGVQISFPRQGVSSDRVVLKGPKECIEAAKNRINEIIEDLEAKVTIECIIPQRHHRTVMGARGAKVKDITAEFDVQIKFPERDPTEGADIPVKNDESSEPSFNDIIRIMGRPENCEAAKKALLDQVPVTIDVEVPNDLHRLLAGQKRRELMQTYDVHILMPPNEESSDIVKVTGTPTNVEKAKLALADKIIEMEKEKEDRLLRSYELKFKVDPEYHPLVIGKGGSVITKIRTDYGVQINLPKRGEPDDDIITVQGYEDKAIQAKEAIMAIVHQLDNQYRDEVDIDPRVHRRLIGLRGKNIRRIMDEYKVDIRFPKQGDDSIVVITGDEDNVLDAKDHLLNLAEEYLQDVVDRYQRPAAPSLGDFGDVLTGEAAAAAGGAQAAATPGFVVKGGPWEQRAPDTASTHEFPTMPGAPRAAAPSPAPTAAWGPRR; from the exons ATGATGCATCAGCAATCCATGATGGTTGGAGATATGATACCCGTACATTCTGAAATACCCGTGCATACTGAAGAGATGAATAACGTTGGGTACGACAATAGTAACTCGTATGCTTATGACGACTTGTTTCCGGCTTTGCCGCATTCGCAGCCACCTGTGCAACGCAACATCCAACAAGTCACTAATAAACTACGTGTCGGCTCTTCGCTTCATACTCag gtTTTCCATGTGCCATATGAAGAAAGAAAATTGGACAATGCTAACACTTTTGGTGAGGGCGAATCTTTGAGAACTTGTCAATCAATCACCAAGGACACCGGAGCCCATATTGAGATATCTACAAGCAAGGATGGAAGCTTGACTTTTCTGATAACTGGAAAGCACAGCTCCGTTCTCGATGCCAGAAGACTTATATTAACTCATTTTCAGCAACAG gcaAGCAAGCAAATAACAATCCCGAAAGAACACCACCGTTGGATTCTAGGTAAACAAGGACAAAAATTGAAAGAGCTTGAGAAGGTTACTGCTACTAAGATTAGTGTGCCCGGTATAGCTGACAATAATGAGACTGTTACGATTACTGGTACAAAAGAAGGAATTGAAAAAGCTGAACATGAAATTCGTGTCTGCTCCGAGGAACag tcgCGTAAAGCTCTTGAGCGTATCACTGTACCGAAGATCTATCACCCATTCATCCATGGTCCATTTGGGGAGCGCTCTGCTGCGCTTAGTGCAGAGACCGGTGCTCGAATTCATATTCCGCCAGCGTCAACTCAAAACGATGAAATCGTTATTGCTGGAGAGAAAAATGGAGTTTTAGCTGCTAAAGCACAAATAGAGCAGATTTATGAAGAAATG gcaaaAAAATGCTCAACTGTCCGCGTCGAAGTACCTAAGTCTCAACATAAATATGTGATTGGTGCTCGAGGAAATACGATTCAGGAAATTTTGAAAGAAACTGGAGTGTCCGTTGAAATGCCCCCACCTGATTCTCCGACTGGCACTATAACTCTTCATGGTCcacataataaaattggtcTTG CCCTATCTAAGGTTTGCGAAAAAGCTAACTCTGTCAAAACTGCAACTGTTGATGCACCAACTTGGAtccacaaatatattattggaaaGAATGGCTCTAACATTAAAAAGATTACCCAAGACTTTTCAAAG GTACATGTGGATATAACGCATTCTGAGGATAAGGTTAAAATAGATGGACCACCAGAAGAGGTAGAACGCGCTCAAGTAGAACTGGATGACTTTGTCAAGAATTTGCTTGCAACACTGACATATGTCGAGCTTACTGTTGATCCTAAAttctttaaacatattattggcAAAAATGGAACAAATA ttaacaGACTGAAAGACGAGACTGGTGtagtaataaacattattgaaaACGAAGGAAACAACGTAATCCGTATCGAAGGTAGCCATCAAGGCGTCGCCGATGCAGAGAGGGAATTAAGAGAGATGGTAATGAAACTAGAGAATGAAAGATCCAAAGAAGTTTTTGTAGATCATAGAtacattaaatcattaatagGAGTTAGAGGCgacaaaattaaagaaattcgTGAGAAGTTTGATCGTGTACTCATATCACTGCCAGACCAAGGTCAAAAGAGAAGTCCAATTAAATTAAGAGGACCCCAAGAAGACATtgaaaaatgtgaaaaatacCTCCACAAATTAATGAAAGAGATTGCCGAATCATCCTATGTCCAGGAAGTgcctatttttaaacaatttcataaatttattattggtaAAGGTGGTGCTAATTTAAGAAAGATTCGAGATGAAACTCAAACTGCAATTGATCTTCCTGCAGAAGGAGATGATAGTGATGTTATTACTGTAAGAGGTAAACGGGAAAATGTAGAGGAGGCCGTTAAAAGAATACAGCAAATCCACAACGAAAAAGCAAATATTGTAACCGACGAAGTTACGATTGCGCCTAAGTACTATAATTCATTAATTGGTGCGGGCGGGAAACTCATTCATTCCATTATGGAGGAGTGTGGCggtgtacttattaaatttcCGGCTGCCGATAGCGATAGTGATAAGGTATTGATTAGGGGCCCTATAGAAGATGTAGAGAAGGCTAAACAGCAATTATTGGCGCACGCAAGTGAACGTGAACTCACATCTCACACAGCACATGTTCGCGCTAAACCAGAGCATCATAAGTTCCTAATTGGAAAGAGTGgtgcaaatattaaaaagattcgGGAGCAGACCGGAGCTCGTATTGTATTCCCGACAGAAAAAGATGAAGACAAGGAAGCCATTTTCATTATTG GACGCGAGGAGCAAGTGGAAGCAGCGCGTAAACAGCTTGAAACTGCTGTGGCTGAAATTAGCAACGTATCGGAAGGTGAAATGTCTGTGGACCCTCGCCATCACCGGCACTTCGTGGCGCGACGCGGGGAAGTGTTGCGACGCATTGCAGACGATTGCGGCGGTGTGCAGATATCCTTCCCGCGCCAAGGCGTCAGCAGCGATCGTGTCGTTCTAAAGGGACCTAAAGAATGCATTGAGGCGGCTAAGAACCGTATCAATGAAATAATCGAAGATTTAGAAGCCAAG gTTACAATTGAATGCATTATTCCTCAAAGGCATCACCGCACGGTAATGGGTGCTCGCGGTGCCAAGGTTAAAGACATCACAGCTGAATTCGATGTGCAAATTAAGTTCCCAGAGCGCGATCCTACAGAAGGTGCGGATATACCTGTTAAAAATGACGAAAGCTCAGAACCAAGTTTTAATGACATTATCAGAATAATGGGCCGCCCTGAAAATTGTGAAGCTGCTAAGAAAGCCTTGCTGGATCAG gtGCCAGTAACAATTGATGTGGAAGTACCAAATGATTTACATAGATTGCTTGCTGGTCAAAAGAGAAGAGAACTGATGCAAACCTACGATGTTCATATTTTGATGCCTCCTAATGAAGAAAGTAGTGACATTGTAAAg gtAACTGGAACACCAACTAATGTTGAAAAAGCTAAATTGGCACTTGCTgacaaaattattgaaatggAGAAAGAAAAAGAAGATAGACTTTTGAG GTCTTATGAATTGAAATTCAAAGTAGATCCTGAATATCATCCTTTAGTTATTGGCAAAGGAGGTTCAGTGATCACAAAAATTCGCACTGATTACGGAGTACAAATCAACTTGCCAAAAAGAGGGGAACCAGATGATGACATCATCACTGTTCAGGGTTATGAAGATAAGGCAATTCAAGCCAAAGAAGCCATCATGGCCATTGTGCACCAACTT GACAATCAATATCGGGATGAAGTAGACATCGATCCTCGAGTTCACAGGAGGCTTATTGGCCTCCGCGGCAAGAACATCCGACGCATAATGGACGAGTACAAAGTTGATATTAGATTCCCAAAACAGGGCGATGATAGCATTGTTGTAATAACAGGTGATGAGGATAATGTTTTGGATGCCAAGGACCATCTCCTAAATCTTGCAGAAGAATAT TTGCAAGATGTAGTGGATCGATACCAAAGGCCAGCGGCACCGTCTCTGGGTGATTTCGGAGACGTGCTGACTGGTGAGGCC GCCGCTGCTGCCGGAGGTGCGCAAGCAGCAGCGACCCCCGGTTTCGTCGTGAAAGGCGGCCCGTGGGAGCAGCGCGCGCCGGACACAGCGTCCACGCACGAGTTCCCCACCATGCCGGGCGCGCCGAGGGCAGCTGCGCCCAGCCCCGCGCCCACTGCCGCGTGGGGTCCGCGCCGCTAA
- the LOC125064455 gene encoding vigilin isoform X1, which yields MMHQQSMMVGDMIPVHSEIPVHTEEMNNVGYDNSNSYAYDDLFPALPHSQPPVQRNIQQVTNKLRVGSSLHTQVFHVPYEERKLDNANTFGEGESLRTCQSITKDTGAHIEISTSKDGSLTFLITGKHSSVLDARRLILTHFQQQASKQITIPKEHHRWILGKQGQKLKELEKVTATKISVPGIADNNETVTITGTKEGIEKAEHEIRVCSEEQSRKALERITVPKIYHPFIHGPFGERSAALSAETGARIHIPPASTQNDEIVIAGEKNGVLAAKAQIEQIYEEMAKKCSTVRVEVPKSQHKYVIGARGNTIQEILKETGVSVEMPPPDSPTGTITLHGPHNKIGLALSKVCEKANSVKTATVDAPTWIHKYIIGKNGSNIKKITQDFSKVHVDITHSEDKVKIDGPPEEVERAQVELDDFVKNLLATLTYVELTVDPKFFKHIIGKNGTNINRLKDETGVVINIIENEGNNVIRIEGSHQGVADAERELREMVMKLENERSKEVFVDHRYIKSLIGVRGDKIKEIREKFDRVLISLPDQGQKRSPIKLRGPQEDIEKCEKYLHKLMKEIAESSYVQEVPIFKQFHKFIIGKGGANLRKIRDETQTAIDLPAEGDDSDVITVRGKRENVEEAVKRIQQIHNEKANIVTDEVTIAPKYYNSLIGAGGKLIHSIMEECGGVLIKFPAADSDSDKVLIRGPIEDVEKAKQQLLAHASERELTSHTAHVRAKPEHHKFLIGKSGANIKKIREQTGARIVFPTEKDEDKEAIFIIGREEQVEAARKQLETAVAEISNVSEGEMSVDPRHHRHFVARRGEVLRRIADDCGGVQISFPRQGVSSDRVVLKGPKECIEAAKNRINEIIEDLEAKVTIECIIPQRHHRTVMGARGAKVKDITAEFDVQIKFPERDPTEGADIPVKNDESSEPSFNDIIRIMGRPENCEAAKKALLDQVPVTIDVEVPNDLHRLLAGQKRRELMQTYDVHILMPPNEESSDIVKVTGTPTNVEKAKLALADKIIEMEKEKEDRLLRSYELKFKVDPEYHPLVIGKGGSVITKIRTDYGVQINLPKRGEPDDDIITVQGYEDKAIQAKEAIMAIVHQLDNQYRDEVDIDPRVHRRLIGLRGKNIRRIMDEYKVDIRFPKQGDDSIVVITGDEDNVLDAKDHLLNLAEEYLQDVVDRYQRPAAPSLGDFGDVLTGEAAAAGGGGGAAGAAGAAAAGGAQAAATPGFVVKGGPWEQRAPDTASTHEFPTMPGAPRAAAPSPAPTAAWGPRR from the exons ATGATGCATCAGCAATCCATGATGGTTGGAGATATGATACCCGTACATTCTGAAATACCCGTGCATACTGAAGAGATGAATAACGTTGGGTACGACAATAGTAACTCGTATGCTTATGACGACTTGTTTCCGGCTTTGCCGCATTCGCAGCCACCTGTGCAACGCAACATCCAACAAGTCACTAATAAACTACGTGTCGGCTCTTCGCTTCATACTCag gtTTTCCATGTGCCATATGAAGAAAGAAAATTGGACAATGCTAACACTTTTGGTGAGGGCGAATCTTTGAGAACTTGTCAATCAATCACCAAGGACACCGGAGCCCATATTGAGATATCTACAAGCAAGGATGGAAGCTTGACTTTTCTGATAACTGGAAAGCACAGCTCCGTTCTCGATGCCAGAAGACTTATATTAACTCATTTTCAGCAACAG gcaAGCAAGCAAATAACAATCCCGAAAGAACACCACCGTTGGATTCTAGGTAAACAAGGACAAAAATTGAAAGAGCTTGAGAAGGTTACTGCTACTAAGATTAGTGTGCCCGGTATAGCTGACAATAATGAGACTGTTACGATTACTGGTACAAAAGAAGGAATTGAAAAAGCTGAACATGAAATTCGTGTCTGCTCCGAGGAACag tcgCGTAAAGCTCTTGAGCGTATCACTGTACCGAAGATCTATCACCCATTCATCCATGGTCCATTTGGGGAGCGCTCTGCTGCGCTTAGTGCAGAGACCGGTGCTCGAATTCATATTCCGCCAGCGTCAACTCAAAACGATGAAATCGTTATTGCTGGAGAGAAAAATGGAGTTTTAGCTGCTAAAGCACAAATAGAGCAGATTTATGAAGAAATG gcaaaAAAATGCTCAACTGTCCGCGTCGAAGTACCTAAGTCTCAACATAAATATGTGATTGGTGCTCGAGGAAATACGATTCAGGAAATTTTGAAAGAAACTGGAGTGTCCGTTGAAATGCCCCCACCTGATTCTCCGACTGGCACTATAACTCTTCATGGTCcacataataaaattggtcTTG CCCTATCTAAGGTTTGCGAAAAAGCTAACTCTGTCAAAACTGCAACTGTTGATGCACCAACTTGGAtccacaaatatattattggaaaGAATGGCTCTAACATTAAAAAGATTACCCAAGACTTTTCAAAG GTACATGTGGATATAACGCATTCTGAGGATAAGGTTAAAATAGATGGACCACCAGAAGAGGTAGAACGCGCTCAAGTAGAACTGGATGACTTTGTCAAGAATTTGCTTGCAACACTGACATATGTCGAGCTTACTGTTGATCCTAAAttctttaaacatattattggcAAAAATGGAACAAATA ttaacaGACTGAAAGACGAGACTGGTGtagtaataaacattattgaaaACGAAGGAAACAACGTAATCCGTATCGAAGGTAGCCATCAAGGCGTCGCCGATGCAGAGAGGGAATTAAGAGAGATGGTAATGAAACTAGAGAATGAAAGATCCAAAGAAGTTTTTGTAGATCATAGAtacattaaatcattaatagGAGTTAGAGGCgacaaaattaaagaaattcgTGAGAAGTTTGATCGTGTACTCATATCACTGCCAGACCAAGGTCAAAAGAGAAGTCCAATTAAATTAAGAGGACCCCAAGAAGACATtgaaaaatgtgaaaaatacCTCCACAAATTAATGAAAGAGATTGCCGAATCATCCTATGTCCAGGAAGTgcctatttttaaacaatttcataaatttattattggtaAAGGTGGTGCTAATTTAAGAAAGATTCGAGATGAAACTCAAACTGCAATTGATCTTCCTGCAGAAGGAGATGATAGTGATGTTATTACTGTAAGAGGTAAACGGGAAAATGTAGAGGAGGCCGTTAAAAGAATACAGCAAATCCACAACGAAAAAGCAAATATTGTAACCGACGAAGTTACGATTGCGCCTAAGTACTATAATTCATTAATTGGTGCGGGCGGGAAACTCATTCATTCCATTATGGAGGAGTGTGGCggtgtacttattaaatttcCGGCTGCCGATAGCGATAGTGATAAGGTATTGATTAGGGGCCCTATAGAAGATGTAGAGAAGGCTAAACAGCAATTATTGGCGCACGCAAGTGAACGTGAACTCACATCTCACACAGCACATGTTCGCGCTAAACCAGAGCATCATAAGTTCCTAATTGGAAAGAGTGgtgcaaatattaaaaagattcgGGAGCAGACCGGAGCTCGTATTGTATTCCCGACAGAAAAAGATGAAGACAAGGAAGCCATTTTCATTATTG GACGCGAGGAGCAAGTGGAAGCAGCGCGTAAACAGCTTGAAACTGCTGTGGCTGAAATTAGCAACGTATCGGAAGGTGAAATGTCTGTGGACCCTCGCCATCACCGGCACTTCGTGGCGCGACGCGGGGAAGTGTTGCGACGCATTGCAGACGATTGCGGCGGTGTGCAGATATCCTTCCCGCGCCAAGGCGTCAGCAGCGATCGTGTCGTTCTAAAGGGACCTAAAGAATGCATTGAGGCGGCTAAGAACCGTATCAATGAAATAATCGAAGATTTAGAAGCCAAG gTTACAATTGAATGCATTATTCCTCAAAGGCATCACCGCACGGTAATGGGTGCTCGCGGTGCCAAGGTTAAAGACATCACAGCTGAATTCGATGTGCAAATTAAGTTCCCAGAGCGCGATCCTACAGAAGGTGCGGATATACCTGTTAAAAATGACGAAAGCTCAGAACCAAGTTTTAATGACATTATCAGAATAATGGGCCGCCCTGAAAATTGTGAAGCTGCTAAGAAAGCCTTGCTGGATCAG gtGCCAGTAACAATTGATGTGGAAGTACCAAATGATTTACATAGATTGCTTGCTGGTCAAAAGAGAAGAGAACTGATGCAAACCTACGATGTTCATATTTTGATGCCTCCTAATGAAGAAAGTAGTGACATTGTAAAg gtAACTGGAACACCAACTAATGTTGAAAAAGCTAAATTGGCACTTGCTgacaaaattattgaaatggAGAAAGAAAAAGAAGATAGACTTTTGAG GTCTTATGAATTGAAATTCAAAGTAGATCCTGAATATCATCCTTTAGTTATTGGCAAAGGAGGTTCAGTGATCACAAAAATTCGCACTGATTACGGAGTACAAATCAACTTGCCAAAAAGAGGGGAACCAGATGATGACATCATCACTGTTCAGGGTTATGAAGATAAGGCAATTCAAGCCAAAGAAGCCATCATGGCCATTGTGCACCAACTT GACAATCAATATCGGGATGAAGTAGACATCGATCCTCGAGTTCACAGGAGGCTTATTGGCCTCCGCGGCAAGAACATCCGACGCATAATGGACGAGTACAAAGTTGATATTAGATTCCCAAAACAGGGCGATGATAGCATTGTTGTAATAACAGGTGATGAGGATAATGTTTTGGATGCCAAGGACCATCTCCTAAATCTTGCAGAAGAATAT TTGCAAGATGTAGTGGATCGATACCAAAGGCCAGCGGCACCGTCTCTGGGTGATTTCGGAGACGTGCTGACTGGTGAGGCCGCCGctgcgggcggcggcggcggcgcagcTGGTGCCGCTGGGGCCGCTGCTGCCGGAGGTGCGCAAGCAGCAGCGACCCCCGGTTTCGTCGTGAAAGGCGGCCCGTGGGAGCAGCGCGCGCCGGACACAGCGTCCACGCACGAGTTCCCCACCATGCCGGGCGCGCCGAGGGCAGCTGCGCCCAGCCCCGCGCCCACTGCCGCGTGGGGTCCGCGCCGCTAA